In Xyrauchen texanus isolate HMW12.3.18 chromosome 13, RBS_HiC_50CHRs, whole genome shotgun sequence, a single genomic region encodes these proteins:
- the LOC127653667 gene encoding cilium assembly protein DZIP1-like isoform X1 yields the protein MPFYDNVYYPYPSDPPGTHSSAGIPSLLSSPQSQPSSGSQNRPAATSAMSGHLTSSGVATSTSIPPPFKFRARCENVDWRRINAVDVDRVASELDFHTLQEHVTAVTFCNLEVERCHRCQSPVDLALIKLFRLAQLTVEYLLHSQDCLSMSLQAAEERLLAERQEREQLCVQLQKISQDAKTLKEELKQRKKIITSQQAMFSAGISANYHKCQHCEKAFMNPSFLQSHMQRRHPTEFDIKLLTDNQKKIQTIKLQDEIYKLQEQLTLVTSQMETQQKDYTAKQEKELIQRQEEFKRQLEIWKEDEKIQMSSKIDEVKQACQRDMDSIHQRNRNLENEVLKLKQINMQEITQPVQTQPSAPASSEHWQEVVKLQQKLHKQEVKWVGKMQKIKEDHDREKILLKEELSKLRSAVSEGRVESRRQVQELSHSLQEQQQIIASQNKQMKQLSSKPPTITGQREVVAALTPEIKAKVVISEQSNSVHKLDPIVELSEEDKDSSSFSESHSERHSRKHEVEELLKNPGLKRDMHLAAQQNLDDRLLSLGFKGVSGLSNGVYKNVMSQIITDRQKRQEEDPVYRRAQKDINCKLEQRVKERNTEHPAKPKQHDQVIQSRPRSSSFPSTATCVASGPAPKQQYTPQPAPRNRTSSLPKTSTPLQHNKTPPFSSDEESSEEEESEEEALQMQKKPALVNSTPVKVSKPRQRSSPLASAVRSAAPVISSNRTHVTALSESDSEWTDGSEMEEINLSQLHKHTDQNGNLKITHSDVKALGKSLEKQLAMRGPKKPAGGVNTFLEKATVVKNTKQDVKKEYIDDDDDDDWDMSSMEDVRAIPKHSRSPAPIRKSLDKSLDTSTSVWGSSTGKGQKHVLTDAGTGSTVKNSLVTVSDWDIKTSTS from the exons ATG CCATTTTATGACAACGTTTACTACCCATACCCATCAGATCCTCCGGGAACTCATTCCTCAGCAGGGATCCCATCCCTCCTGAGCTCTCCGCAGAGTCAGCCCTCCTCAGGCAGCCAGAACAGACCAGCAGCCACATCCGCCATGTCCGGACACCTTACCTCATCTGGAGTTGCTACATCCACCAGCATCCCCCCACCCTTCAAATTCCGAGCCCGCTGTGAAAATGTTGACTGGCGGCGGATCAATGCCGTGGATGTGGACCGGGTGGCAAGTGAATTGGACTTCCACACTTTACAGGAACACGTCACGGCGGTGACATTCTGCAACTTGGAGGTTGAACGCTGCCACCGCTGTCAGAGTCCCGTGGATCTGGCCCTGATTAAGCTCTTCCGGCTGGCCCAGCTCACGGTGGAATACCTGCTCCACTCTCAGGACTGCCTCAGCATGAGCCTGCAGGCTGCTGAGGAGAGGCTGCTGGCAGAGAGACAGGAGAGGGAGCAGCTCTGCGTCCAGCTGCAGAAAATATCCCAGGATGCCAAAACCTTAAAGGAGGAACTGAAGCAGAGGAAGAAGATCATCACCTCTCAGCAAGCCATGTTTAGTGCGGGCATCAGTGCCAATTACCACAAG TGCCAACACTGTGAGAAAGCCTTCATGAACCCCTCGTTCCTGCAAAGTCACATGCAGCGCAGACATCCAACGGAGTTCGACATCA AGCTGTTGACAGATAATCAGAAAAAAATTCAGACCATTAAGTTACAAGATGAGATCTACAAACTACAGGAGCAGCTGACACTGGTCACGTCCCAAATGGAGACACAGCAGAAAGACTACACTGCCAAACAG GAAAAAGAGCTCATTCAAAGGCAGGAAGAGTTTAAGAGACAGTTGGAAATATGGAAGGAAGATGAAAAAATACAGATGAGTAGCAAAATAGATGAAGTGAAGCAAGCTTGTCAGCGGGACATGGATTCTATTCACCAAAGGAATAGAAATCTAGAAAAC GAAGTGCTGAAATTGAAGCAGATAAATATGCAGGAGATTACGCAGCCAGTACAGACACAACCCAGTGCACCAGCAAGCAGTGAACACTGGCAGGAAGTTGTTAAACTTCAACAAAAACTCCACAAACAA GAAGTGAAGTGGGTgggaaaaatgcaaaaaataaaggaAGATCATGACCGTGAAAAAATTCTG CTTAAGGAGGAACTGTCCAAACTGCGCTCTGCTGTGTCAGAAGGGAGGGTGGAATCACGGAGACAGGTGCAGGAGCTGAGTCACAGTCTGCAGGAGCAGCAGCAAATTATTGCCTCGCAAAACAAGCAG ATGAAGCAGCTTTCATCAAAGCCACCAACAATAACAGGACAACGGGAAG ttgttgCTGCCCTGACTCCTGAGATTAAAGCTAAAGTGGTGATCAGTG AGCAGTCCAACTCAGTCCATAAACTGGATCCTATAGTGGAGCTGTCTGAGGAAGATAAAG ATTCTTCTAGCTTCTCTGAAAGTCATTCAGAGAGACATTCAAGGAAACATGAGGTGGAGGAGCTGTTGAAGAACCCGGGTTTGAAAAGAGACATGCATCTGGCAGCTCAGCAGAACCTTGATGATAGACTTCTGAGCTTGGGCTTCAAG GGAGTCAGTGGTCTCTCTAATGGAGTGTATAAGAACGTCATGTCTCAGATAATCACTGACCGTCAGAAAAGACAGGAAGAGGATCCAGTGTATCGGAGGGCTCAGAAAGACATTAACTGTAAACTGGAACAGAGAGTGAAGGAGAGGAACACAGAGCACCCAGCCAAACCCAAACAACATGATCAAG TGATTCAGTCCAGACCCAGATCCAGCAGTTTTCCTTCTACAGCTACTTGTGTGGCATCAGGCCCTGCTCCCAAACAGCAGTACACACCACAACCAGCTCCACGCAACAGAACCAGCTCCCTGCCCAAGACCTCCACACCACTACAGCATAACAA AACCCCTCCATTTAGCTCTGATGAAGAATCGTCTGAGGAGGAGGAGTCTGAGGAAGAGGCTCTTCAAATGCAGAAGAAACCTGCCCTTGTCAACAGCACCCCAGTCAAAGTCTCTAAACCACGTCAGCGCTCGTCCCCTCTCGCTTCTGCTGTGCGCTCTGCAGCTCCTGTGATCAGCTCGAACAGAACACACGTGACTGCTCTGAGCGAGAGTGACAGTGAGTGGACCGATGGCAGCGAGATGGAGGAGATCAACCTCTCAcagctgcacaaacacacagaccaGAATGGAAATTTGAAGATAACACACA GTGATGTTAAAGCTCTTGGCAAAAGTCTGGAAAAACAGCTGGCGATGCGAGGCCCAAAGAAACCAGCAGGGGGCGTTAATACATTCCTTGAAAAAGCAACAGTTGTCAAGAATACAAAGCAAGATGTAAAGAAAGAG TACATAGATGACGATGATGACGATGACTGGGATATGTCCTCTATGGAGGATGTGCGCGCTATACCCAAACACAGCCGAAGCCCCGCCCCAATCAGGAAGAGCCTGGACAAGAGTCTGGACACCAGCACTAGTGTGTGGGGCTCATCAACGGGCAAAGGGCAGAAACATG TTCTCACAGATGCAGGCACCGGCAGCACTGTCAAGAACAGTTTAGTGACTGTCAGTGACTGGGATATCAAAACATCCACAAGCTAA
- the LOC127653667 gene encoding cilium assembly protein DZIP1-like isoform X2: MPFYDNVYYPYPSDPPGTHSSAGIPSLLSSPQSQPSSGSQNRPAATSAMSGHLTSSGVATSTSIPPPFKFRARCENVDWRRINAVDVDRVASELDFHTLQEHVTAVTFCNLEVERCHRCQSPVDLALIKLFRLAQLTVEYLLHSQDCLSMSLQAAEERLLAERQEREQLCVQLQKISQDAKTLKEELKQRKKIITSQQAMFSAGISANYHKCQHCEKAFMNPSFLQSHMQRRHPTEFDIKLLTDNQKKIQTIKLQDEIYKLQEQLTLVTSQMETQQKDYTAKQEKELIQRQEEFKRQLEIWKEDEKIQMSSKIDEVKQACQRDMDSIHQRNRNLENEVLKLKQINMQEITQPVQTQPSAPASSEHWQEVVKLQQKLHKQEVKWVGKMQKIKEDHDREKILLKEELSKLRSAVSEGRVESRRQVQELSHSLQEQQQIIASQNKQMKQLSSKPPTITGQREVVAALTPEIKAKVVISDSSSFSESHSERHSRKHEVEELLKNPGLKRDMHLAAQQNLDDRLLSLGFKGVSGLSNGVYKNVMSQIITDRQKRQEEDPVYRRAQKDINCKLEQRVKERNTEHPAKPKQHDQVIQSRPRSSSFPSTATCVASGPAPKQQYTPQPAPRNRTSSLPKTSTPLQHNKTPPFSSDEESSEEEESEEEALQMQKKPALVNSTPVKVSKPRQRSSPLASAVRSAAPVISSNRTHVTALSESDSEWTDGSEMEEINLSQLHKHTDQNGNLKITHSDVKALGKSLEKQLAMRGPKKPAGGVNTFLEKATVVKNTKQDVKKEYIDDDDDDDWDMSSMEDVRAIPKHSRSPAPIRKSLDKSLDTSTSVWGSSTGKGQKHVLTDAGTGSTVKNSLVTVSDWDIKTSTS, encoded by the exons ATG CCATTTTATGACAACGTTTACTACCCATACCCATCAGATCCTCCGGGAACTCATTCCTCAGCAGGGATCCCATCCCTCCTGAGCTCTCCGCAGAGTCAGCCCTCCTCAGGCAGCCAGAACAGACCAGCAGCCACATCCGCCATGTCCGGACACCTTACCTCATCTGGAGTTGCTACATCCACCAGCATCCCCCCACCCTTCAAATTCCGAGCCCGCTGTGAAAATGTTGACTGGCGGCGGATCAATGCCGTGGATGTGGACCGGGTGGCAAGTGAATTGGACTTCCACACTTTACAGGAACACGTCACGGCGGTGACATTCTGCAACTTGGAGGTTGAACGCTGCCACCGCTGTCAGAGTCCCGTGGATCTGGCCCTGATTAAGCTCTTCCGGCTGGCCCAGCTCACGGTGGAATACCTGCTCCACTCTCAGGACTGCCTCAGCATGAGCCTGCAGGCTGCTGAGGAGAGGCTGCTGGCAGAGAGACAGGAGAGGGAGCAGCTCTGCGTCCAGCTGCAGAAAATATCCCAGGATGCCAAAACCTTAAAGGAGGAACTGAAGCAGAGGAAGAAGATCATCACCTCTCAGCAAGCCATGTTTAGTGCGGGCATCAGTGCCAATTACCACAAG TGCCAACACTGTGAGAAAGCCTTCATGAACCCCTCGTTCCTGCAAAGTCACATGCAGCGCAGACATCCAACGGAGTTCGACATCA AGCTGTTGACAGATAATCAGAAAAAAATTCAGACCATTAAGTTACAAGATGAGATCTACAAACTACAGGAGCAGCTGACACTGGTCACGTCCCAAATGGAGACACAGCAGAAAGACTACACTGCCAAACAG GAAAAAGAGCTCATTCAAAGGCAGGAAGAGTTTAAGAGACAGTTGGAAATATGGAAGGAAGATGAAAAAATACAGATGAGTAGCAAAATAGATGAAGTGAAGCAAGCTTGTCAGCGGGACATGGATTCTATTCACCAAAGGAATAGAAATCTAGAAAAC GAAGTGCTGAAATTGAAGCAGATAAATATGCAGGAGATTACGCAGCCAGTACAGACACAACCCAGTGCACCAGCAAGCAGTGAACACTGGCAGGAAGTTGTTAAACTTCAACAAAAACTCCACAAACAA GAAGTGAAGTGGGTgggaaaaatgcaaaaaataaaggaAGATCATGACCGTGAAAAAATTCTG CTTAAGGAGGAACTGTCCAAACTGCGCTCTGCTGTGTCAGAAGGGAGGGTGGAATCACGGAGACAGGTGCAGGAGCTGAGTCACAGTCTGCAGGAGCAGCAGCAAATTATTGCCTCGCAAAACAAGCAG ATGAAGCAGCTTTCATCAAAGCCACCAACAATAACAGGACAACGGGAAG ttgttgCTGCCCTGACTCCTGAGATTAAAGCTAAAGTGGTGATCAGTG ATTCTTCTAGCTTCTCTGAAAGTCATTCAGAGAGACATTCAAGGAAACATGAGGTGGAGGAGCTGTTGAAGAACCCGGGTTTGAAAAGAGACATGCATCTGGCAGCTCAGCAGAACCTTGATGATAGACTTCTGAGCTTGGGCTTCAAG GGAGTCAGTGGTCTCTCTAATGGAGTGTATAAGAACGTCATGTCTCAGATAATCACTGACCGTCAGAAAAGACAGGAAGAGGATCCAGTGTATCGGAGGGCTCAGAAAGACATTAACTGTAAACTGGAACAGAGAGTGAAGGAGAGGAACACAGAGCACCCAGCCAAACCCAAACAACATGATCAAG TGATTCAGTCCAGACCCAGATCCAGCAGTTTTCCTTCTACAGCTACTTGTGTGGCATCAGGCCCTGCTCCCAAACAGCAGTACACACCACAACCAGCTCCACGCAACAGAACCAGCTCCCTGCCCAAGACCTCCACACCACTACAGCATAACAA AACCCCTCCATTTAGCTCTGATGAAGAATCGTCTGAGGAGGAGGAGTCTGAGGAAGAGGCTCTTCAAATGCAGAAGAAACCTGCCCTTGTCAACAGCACCCCAGTCAAAGTCTCTAAACCACGTCAGCGCTCGTCCCCTCTCGCTTCTGCTGTGCGCTCTGCAGCTCCTGTGATCAGCTCGAACAGAACACACGTGACTGCTCTGAGCGAGAGTGACAGTGAGTGGACCGATGGCAGCGAGATGGAGGAGATCAACCTCTCAcagctgcacaaacacacagaccaGAATGGAAATTTGAAGATAACACACA GTGATGTTAAAGCTCTTGGCAAAAGTCTGGAAAAACAGCTGGCGATGCGAGGCCCAAAGAAACCAGCAGGGGGCGTTAATACATTCCTTGAAAAAGCAACAGTTGTCAAGAATACAAAGCAAGATGTAAAGAAAGAG TACATAGATGACGATGATGACGATGACTGGGATATGTCCTCTATGGAGGATGTGCGCGCTATACCCAAACACAGCCGAAGCCCCGCCCCAATCAGGAAGAGCCTGGACAAGAGTCTGGACACCAGCACTAGTGTGTGGGGCTCATCAACGGGCAAAGGGCAGAAACATG TTCTCACAGATGCAGGCACCGGCAGCACTGTCAAGAACAGTTTAGTGACTGTCAGTGACTGGGATATCAAAACATCCACAAGCTAA